From a single Paludibacter jiangxiensis genomic region:
- the wecB gene encoding non-hydrolyzing UDP-N-acetylglucosamine 2-epimerase: MKRILTIVGARPQFVKAAAVSRSLKQHGIEEILVHTGQHYDANMSEVFFEEMEIPKPAYNLDIHGLNHGAMTGRMLEGIENILLKEQPEALMVFGDTNSTLAGALAASKLHIHVIHVEAGLRSFNRQMPEEINRILTDRISDILFCPTDTAVQNLDNEGFRNFAVQVVQSGDVMLDAALFYAKKAALKSTIIENLGLKEFVLATIHRQENTDDVQKLRQLIEGLNEINRKTPVVLPLHPRTRAILQQNGIELQCRVIDPVGYFDMIRLLQHCQMVVTDSGGVQKEAFFFGKHCITLREQTEWTELVTCGFNTLVGTDKALLMAAFEKAKMNQPDFSINLYGNGHASDIIADTISKA, encoded by the coding sequence ATGAAGCGCATTCTTACCATAGTAGGGGCAAGACCTCAGTTTGTGAAAGCGGCAGCTGTATCGCGGTCGCTAAAGCAGCATGGTATAGAAGAGATTCTGGTACACACCGGGCAACATTACGACGCCAATATGTCGGAGGTCTTTTTTGAGGAGATGGAGATCCCGAAACCAGCCTATAATCTCGACATTCATGGTTTGAATCACGGAGCGATGACCGGGCGCATGCTCGAAGGAATCGAAAACATTTTGCTCAAAGAGCAACCCGAAGCTCTGATGGTTTTCGGCGATACTAACTCTACTTTGGCCGGTGCACTGGCAGCTTCCAAACTGCACATTCATGTAATTCATGTAGAGGCAGGTTTGCGCTCGTTCAACCGGCAGATGCCCGAAGAGATCAACCGCATCCTGACCGACCGCATCTCCGATATTTTGTTTTGCCCTACCGATACTGCCGTTCAAAACCTTGACAACGAAGGCTTCCGTAATTTTGCGGTACAAGTGGTTCAAAGCGGAGATGTGATGCTCGATGCTGCGCTTTTTTATGCCAAGAAAGCAGCGTTGAAATCGACTATCATTGAGAATTTAGGTCTCAAAGAATTTGTACTGGCAACTATTCACCGGCAAGAAAATACCGATGATGTGCAAAAGCTACGTCAATTGATCGAAGGATTGAACGAGATTAACCGGAAAACTCCAGTGGTGTTGCCGTTGCATCCGCGTACCCGAGCTATTCTGCAACAAAACGGAATCGAATTGCAATGCCGTGTTATAGATCCGGTGGGCTATTTCGATATGATTCGGCTTTTACAACATTGCCAAATGGTTGTTACCGATAGCGGAGGTGTACAAAAAGAGGCTTTCTTCTTTGGAAAGCATTGCATCACCCTGCGCGAACAGACTGAATGGACGGAGCTCGTTACATGTGGATTCAACACACTGGTTGGTACCGACAAGGCATTGCTGATGGCCGCCTTTGAAAAAGCAAAAATGAATCAACCCGATTTCTCTATCAACTTATATGGCAATGGTCATGCCTCTGACATTATTGCCGACACAATTTCAAAAGCCTGA
- a CDS encoding glycosyltransferase family 4 protein: MRKVLIITYYWPPSGGSGVQRWLKFAKYLPQYGWQPVIYTPENPDFAIEDQSLLQDVSSDTEVLKTKIWEPYEIYKALTGNKGKKVNVAYAAGGKKGGAIHKLALALRGNLLIPDPRCFWINPSVKYLSEYLSNNPVDAIISTGPPHSMHIIALKLHRKTNIPWIADFRDPWTNIDFYKELNLTWLADKLHHRREQQVISEADCVVSVTPTWCSEFEAKGPKKIALVHNGYDEADVAGQDVAVDEEFSLVHIGSVNAARNPKVLWKALSELLPENKELASKIKIKLVGNIEAVVFEDIEKYQLGDYVEKVGYLSHKDAVAFQQKAQMLLLLINNTPNANGILTGKLYEYMASGRPTLAIGPSGSDIAKVLNQTGSGVIVDFDDVEGMKKMLLDLFAKYQTGTLTSSASGYEQYSRRAQCGVMAGLLDDITK, translated from the coding sequence ATGCGCAAAGTATTGATTATTACCTATTACTGGCCTCCTTCCGGAGGGTCTGGCGTGCAGCGATGGCTGAAATTTGCTAAATACTTACCTCAATATGGCTGGCAACCTGTAATTTACACTCCTGAAAATCCCGATTTTGCCATTGAAGACCAAAGTTTGTTGCAGGATGTATCGTCCGATACCGAGGTGCTGAAAACAAAAATCTGGGAACCGTATGAGATTTATAAAGCATTGACGGGCAACAAAGGGAAAAAGGTCAATGTGGCATATGCTGCCGGCGGCAAAAAGGGAGGTGCTATTCACAAACTGGCGCTGGCATTGCGTGGCAACCTGTTGATTCCCGATCCGCGTTGTTTCTGGATAAATCCTTCGGTGAAATACCTGTCCGAATATCTCAGTAACAATCCTGTGGATGCAATTATTTCTACAGGACCGCCTCATTCCATGCATATTATCGCACTGAAATTGCACCGCAAAACAAACATACCATGGATTGCCGATTTTCGCGATCCGTGGACCAATATCGATTTTTATAAAGAGCTGAATCTTACATGGCTGGCCGATAAATTGCATCATCGCCGCGAGCAGCAGGTGATTTCGGAAGCCGATTGCGTGGTGAGTGTAACCCCTACCTGGTGCTCCGAATTTGAAGCCAAGGGACCTAAGAAAATCGCTTTGGTGCATAACGGATACGACGAAGCCGATGTTGCCGGACAGGATGTTGCGGTCGATGAAGAGTTTTCTCTGGTGCATATCGGAAGTGTCAATGCAGCGCGTAACCCGAAAGTGTTGTGGAAAGCCTTGAGTGAACTGTTGCCCGAAAATAAAGAACTCGCATCGAAGATTAAAATCAAGTTGGTGGGCAATATCGAAGCGGTGGTTTTTGAAGATATTGAAAAATATCAACTAGGCGACTATGTCGAAAAAGTTGGCTATCTTTCTCATAAAGATGCGGTTGCATTTCAGCAGAAAGCGCAGATGTTGCTTTTGCTGATCAACAATACGCCTAACGCCAACGGAATTCTTACCGGCAAACTCTACGAGTATATGGCTTCGGGTCGCCCTACGCTGGCCATCGGACCGTCAGGCAGCGACATCGCAAAAGTGTTGAACCAAACCGGTTCAGGCGTGATTGTCGATTTCGACGATGTGGAAGGCATGAAAAAGATGCTACTTGATCTTTTCGCGAAATACCAAACCGGAACGTTGACCTCTTCGGCCAGCGGTTACGAACAATATTCCCGTCGTGCACAGTGTGGCGTGATGGCCGGGCTGCTCGATGATATAACAAAATAA
- a CDS encoding BlaI/MecI/CopY family transcriptional regulator, translating to MEKLTPQEEQAMQALWKLKEGGVVKDILETYPEPQPPYTTLASTMKNLEKKGYVKSRRYGNVYWYEPALSSESYSEKMLSGIIDNYFQSSYRSLVAFFAKNEKISRDDLEEIVKLIEKQK from the coding sequence ATGGAAAAACTGACACCACAAGAAGAACAAGCCATGCAGGCGCTCTGGAAACTCAAGGAGGGCGGAGTTGTGAAGGATATTCTCGAAACCTATCCCGAACCTCAGCCTCCCTACACCACTCTTGCTTCGACAATGAAAAATCTGGAGAAGAAAGGGTATGTCAAAAGTCGCCGCTATGGCAATGTTTACTGGTACGAACCCGCGTTGAGCTCCGAAAGTTATTCGGAGAAAATGCTTTCGGGCATTATCGACAACTACTTTCAAAGCTCCTACCGTTCGCTGGTAGCCTTCTTTGCTAAAAATGAGAAGATTTCGCGCGATGATCTGGAAGAGATCGTGAAATTGATCGAAAAACAGAAATAG
- a CDS encoding S41 family peptidase yields MIRFSKFSLLIITLLVVSFGVIAQQDANERRFSLSKNMDVFNSVVRELDAFYVDTLNYDKTIRSGIDNMLEGLDPYTVYMPKEETDELKMMTTGEYAGIGALIGGRSGQVFISEPYEGKPAAKAGLKAGDVLVELDGLNLKGKSTSEVSALLKGQPKTIVKIKVQRPGETKVRSFDVMRERITINPVVYYGVVGNNTGYVLLNEFTNSAAEEMRAALLELKNKYHVTSVVIDLRDNGGGIIDEAVKMVGFFVPKNTEVVSTRGKLKQWDRTYRTINEPILPDMPLAILVSQNTASASEILSGSLQDLDRAVIIGVRTFGKGLVQSIRQLPYEGHLKVTTAKYYIPSGRCIQAIDYSNRTDDGTPIHVADSLTHEFKTKIGRTVRDGGGIRPDVEVKDSMKVSIAYYLMNQNIIFDFASQYALTHASIAEPEKFRITDAEYDQFKQFTKDKKFTYTLQCDKLLKNLMATAKIEGYDEVAAADFKALQAKLTPNIDKDLDTFRKDITNLINAEIVKRYYYQKGVVRYALPQDKTLLKAEELFKDMSAYNKILGK; encoded by the coding sequence ATGATTCGATTTAGTAAATTCTCCTTACTGATTATAACATTGCTCGTGGTATCCTTTGGGGTGATTGCTCAACAGGATGCTAATGAAAGACGTTTTTCTCTGAGCAAAAATATGGATGTGTTCAACAGTGTGGTTAGAGAGCTTGACGCCTTCTATGTTGATACACTGAACTATGATAAAACGATACGTTCCGGTATCGATAATATGCTGGAAGGCCTTGATCCTTATACGGTTTATATGCCAAAAGAAGAGACGGATGAACTCAAAATGATGACTACCGGCGAATATGCCGGCATCGGAGCTTTGATTGGAGGCAGATCGGGACAGGTATTTATTTCAGAACCGTATGAAGGAAAACCGGCGGCAAAAGCAGGACTTAAAGCGGGTGATGTGTTGGTTGAACTGGATGGCTTGAACCTGAAAGGAAAATCAACTTCGGAGGTTAGCGCTTTGTTGAAAGGACAACCCAAAACCATTGTAAAAATTAAGGTGCAGCGTCCGGGAGAAACCAAGGTGCGTTCTTTCGATGTGATGCGTGAACGGATTACAATTAATCCGGTGGTTTACTATGGAGTCGTTGGTAATAATACAGGATACGTGCTGCTCAATGAATTCACCAACAGCGCTGCAGAAGAAATGCGGGCAGCATTGCTGGAACTAAAGAATAAATACCACGTAACTTCGGTGGTAATCGACCTTCGTGACAATGGGGGCGGAATTATTGATGAGGCGGTGAAAATGGTAGGTTTCTTTGTCCCTAAGAATACAGAAGTGGTTTCGACACGCGGAAAACTCAAACAGTGGGATCGCACTTACCGTACTATCAACGAACCGATATTGCCCGACATGCCGTTGGCAATTCTGGTGTCACAAAATACAGCTTCGGCTTCCGAGATCTTAAGCGGTTCGCTGCAGGATTTGGATCGTGCTGTGATAATCGGGGTTCGTACTTTTGGAAAAGGGCTGGTACAGTCTATTCGCCAGTTGCCTTACGAAGGACACCTCAAAGTTACCACCGCTAAATACTATATTCCAAGCGGACGTTGTATTCAGGCGATTGATTATTCAAATCGCACGGATGACGGTACTCCTATACATGTTGCCGATAGCCTTACCCATGAGTTCAAAACAAAAATTGGCCGTACGGTGCGCGATGGCGGTGGAATCCGCCCCGATGTGGAAGTGAAAGATTCTATGAAAGTGAGCATTGCGTATTATCTGATGAACCAGAATATTATTTTTGATTTTGCCTCTCAATATGCTCTAACACACGCGTCTATTGCAGAACCGGAAAAGTTCAGAATTACGGATGCGGAATATGATCAATTCAAACAATTTACCAAGGATAAGAAGTTTACTTATACTCTTCAATGCGATAAATTGTTGAAGAATTTGATGGCGACGGCGAAAATTGAAGGTTACGATGAAGTGGCCGCTGCCGATTTCAAAGCGTTACAGGCTAAACTGACTCCGAATATTGACAAGGATTTAGATACTTTCCGTAAGGATATAACCAATCTTATCAATGCTGAAATTGTGAAGCGTTACTACTACCAGAAAGGCGTGGTACGTTATGCATTACCTCAGGATAAGACCTTGTTGAAAGCTGAAGAGTTGTTCAAAGATATGAGTGCTTACAATAAAATACTGGGGAAATAA
- a CDS encoding GxxExxY protein, with protein sequence MNREIIFKQILDCSFTVHSALGPGLLESSYEECLYYELSQAGLRVEKQKVLPLIYKDVKLESGYRIDLMVENEIIIELKSVDALSDLHFAQILTYMKLSGCHLGLLINFNVRHLKDGIKRMIL encoded by the coding sequence ATGAACAGAGAAATTATCTTCAAACAAATTCTGGATTGTTCTTTTACTGTACATTCCGCTTTAGGTCCCGGTCTACTTGAAAGCTCTTATGAGGAGTGTCTATATTATGAACTTTCACAAGCGGGTTTAAGAGTTGAGAAACAGAAAGTTTTACCTCTGATTTATAAAGACGTAAAATTGGAAAGTGGATATCGCATTGATTTGATGGTGGAAAATGAAATTATTATCGAATTGAAATCAGTGGATGCTTTGTCTGATTTGCATTTTGCACAAATATTGACCTACATGAAATTGTCGGGTTGTCATCTTGGTCTTTTAATCAATTTCAATGTTAGACATTTAAAAGATGGCATTAAGCGAATGATATTATAA
- a CDS encoding NAD(P)/FAD-dependent oxidoreductase yields MQSLQLTLSPEQAHTPELLKQAVAKALSLPPTQISHIRPVRKSIDARGRFVKINLAVEVFTGKEPITSDTIPLHYQDVTNKEEVIVVGAGPAGLFAALRLIELGLKPILLERGQAVTERKRDLAQMIRSNTLNPESNYCFGEGGAGAFSDGKLYTRSKKKGDVQRILSIFHRHGAQDEILYETHPHIGTDRLPQVIKAMRETILEHGGEVRFNTKVTGLKVEDSQITGVELADGSSLKSKAVILATGHSARDVYHLLHNNNIALEAKGFAMGVRVEHPQELIDSIQYHRRERGEFLPAAAYNLVEQVDDRGVYSFCMCPGGHIVPASTGAKELVVNGMSASHRNSPFANSGLVVEIRPEDLGEYQQYGVLAGLHFQQYVEELAFFNNGSKGLTAPAQRVGDFVKGKLSGSLPDCSYLPGVLSSPLHFWLPQHISSRLQQGFKKFDRKMHGYLTNEALIVGVESRSSSPVRIPRDMETYQHVQIAGLFPCGEGAGYAGGITSSAIDGENCAAAAKRYLE; encoded by the coding sequence ATGCAATCCCTTCAACTGACCCTTTCGCCCGAACAGGCGCACACCCCCGAGTTGTTGAAACAGGCTGTAGCCAAAGCGCTTTCGTTGCCTCCGACACAAATATCACATATTCGTCCTGTACGCAAATCAATTGATGCCCGGGGACGATTCGTCAAAATAAATCTTGCCGTAGAAGTTTTCACCGGCAAAGAACCCATCACCTCCGATACCATACCCTTGCATTATCAGGATGTAACCAATAAGGAGGAAGTGATCGTGGTGGGTGCTGGTCCTGCCGGTTTGTTTGCCGCACTGCGACTGATTGAACTTGGCTTAAAACCGATTCTTCTGGAACGCGGACAAGCGGTAACCGAACGCAAAAGAGACCTTGCCCAAATGATCCGTAGCAACACGCTGAATCCAGAATCGAATTACTGTTTCGGTGAAGGCGGCGCCGGTGCTTTCTCCGACGGCAAACTCTATACCCGATCCAAGAAAAAAGGGGATGTACAACGCATTCTCTCCATTTTTCACCGTCACGGAGCGCAGGATGAGATCTTGTACGAAACCCACCCGCACATCGGTACCGATCGTCTGCCACAGGTAATCAAGGCTATGCGTGAAACGATTTTGGAGCATGGAGGCGAAGTACGCTTCAACACCAAAGTCACCGGACTAAAGGTGGAAGATTCCCAAATAACCGGGGTGGAACTGGCAGACGGGAGCTCTCTGAAAAGCAAAGCGGTGATTCTGGCTACCGGTCATTCGGCCCGCGACGTTTATCATCTTTTGCACAACAACAATATTGCTCTCGAAGCCAAAGGTTTTGCCATGGGCGTGCGGGTTGAACATCCTCAGGAGCTGATCGACAGCATTCAGTACCATCGTCGCGAGCGGGGAGAATTTCTTCCGGCGGCCGCCTACAATCTGGTGGAACAGGTCGATGATCGCGGGGTTTATTCGTTTTGCATGTGTCCCGGCGGACATATCGTTCCGGCTTCTACCGGAGCCAAAGAGCTGGTGGTAAACGGCATGTCTGCTTCGCACCGCAACTCACCGTTTGCCAATTCCGGTCTGGTGGTTGAAATCCGCCCAGAGGATTTGGGCGAGTATCAGCAATATGGCGTGTTGGCAGGACTGCACTTCCAGCAGTACGTGGAAGAGCTGGCCTTTTTCAATAACGGTAGCAAGGGTTTGACCGCTCCTGCACAGCGCGTAGGCGATTTCGTCAAAGGAAAGCTTTCCGGATCGCTACCCGACTGTTCCTATCTACCGGGGGTACTCTCTTCCCCACTCCATTTTTGGTTACCGCAGCATATTTCGAGCCGCCTGCAGCAGGGCTTCAAAAAGTTCGACCGCAAAATGCATGGCTACCTCACCAACGAAGCATTAATTGTGGGTGTTGAGTCACGCTCCTCATCTCCGGTACGCATTCCACGCGATATGGAAACCTATCAACACGTGCAGATTGCCGGACTATTTCCTTGCGGCGAGGGAGCCGGTTATGCCGGAGGAATAACCTCATCGGCCATCGACGGAGAGAATTGCGCAGCAGCTGCAAAACGGTATCTGGAATAA
- a CDS encoding M56 family metallopeptidase yields the protein MAPFTLYLLKANGVFILLFAFYLLFLHRDTFYKAKRVYLLGIIVASALLPLLHPAALIPQKESVQYVILLVGDSLNNLARPETFSLSTMQLIDLLLCVGIAGSLLLLLFRYLQLWWVMRRCRVVCYGNQKVYVPAKELNPFSYQGRIFLNPELYTEEELVRIIRHEQAHIDQKHGIDLMLVAFFQSLVWMNPLYYWFARSVRENIEFLADQQVLRSGQDPKAYQYALLKVAQSSSLPLTQHFSISHLKKRIIMMNKKRTHSLWTSKYLLVVPLLIGTLLVVNAKELKDAWSNADFTEKNQSSDSVVSPDSTKQVQHEVIIIKHPGDSTHAEPLILIDGKKVTKAEMQQIDPETFSSVDVFKDSLAVSKFGDKGKNGVIVITSKKNIKTTFDKKGNVNRVIVVDPDRASKHAFVTTTINNKDTTTVKTIIIKKTGEQGSPLMILDGKVIESTINVVNPNNIESVVILKDSTAIKTYGKKGKNGVIIIKSKEK from the coding sequence ATGGCACCTTTTACGCTCTATCTGTTGAAAGCAAACGGGGTGTTTATCCTGCTGTTTGCATTTTACCTGCTGTTTCTGCACCGCGACACTTTTTACAAAGCCAAGCGGGTGTATCTGCTGGGAATCATTGTGGCATCGGCTCTTTTGCCGCTGTTGCATCCCGCAGCTCTCATTCCGCAAAAAGAGAGTGTACAGTATGTCATTCTGCTGGTCGGCGATTCACTGAATAATTTGGCTCGTCCCGAAACATTCTCTTTGAGCACGATGCAATTAATCGACCTGTTGCTCTGTGTTGGAATTGCCGGCAGTCTGCTGCTTTTGCTGTTTCGTTATTTACAACTATGGTGGGTAATGCGGCGTTGCAGAGTGGTTTGCTACGGTAATCAGAAAGTGTACGTCCCTGCGAAAGAGCTTAATCCGTTCTCGTACCAGGGTCGGATATTCCTCAATCCGGAACTGTACACAGAAGAGGAACTGGTGAGAATCATCCGGCATGAGCAGGCTCATATCGATCAAAAGCACGGAATCGACCTGATGCTGGTGGCGTTTTTTCAATCGTTGGTATGGATGAACCCGTTGTATTACTGGTTCGCACGTTCGGTACGCGAGAACATTGAGTTTTTGGCAGATCAACAGGTGTTGCGCTCGGGACAGGATCCGAAAGCATACCAGTATGCCCTGCTGAAAGTGGCTCAAAGCAGCTCGCTGCCACTCACCCAACATTTCAGTATTTCACACTTAAAAAAACGCATTATCATGATGAATAAAAAACGCACCCACTCGCTGTGGACCAGCAAATACCTGCTGGTAGTCCCTTTATTAATTGGCACCCTACTCGTTGTCAACGCAAAAGAGCTGAAAGATGCCTGGAGCAATGCCGATTTTACGGAAAAGAATCAGTCTTCTGACTCGGTTGTATCTCCCGATTCGACCAAACAAGTACAACATGAAGTAATCATCATTAAACATCCGGGCGATTCCACTCACGCAGAACCCCTAATTCTGATTGATGGCAAGAAGGTAACAAAAGCCGAGATGCAGCAGATTGACCCTGAAACCTTTAGTTCTGTTGACGTTTTCAAAGACTCATTGGCTGTTTCAAAATTTGGCGACAAAGGGAAAAACGGAGTGATTGTTATTACTTCAAAGAAGAATATTAAAACGACATTCGATAAAAAAGGCAATGTCAATCGGGTTATTGTTGTAGATCCAGATCGGGCATCAAAACATGCATTCGTCACAACAACAATCAACAATAAAGACACAACAACTGTCAAAACTATCATTATCAAGAAAACTGGAGAACAAGGTTCTCCCCTTATGATTTTGGACGGGAAAGTCATAGAGTCCACGATAAATGTCGTAAATCCGAATAATATTGAGTCGGTTGTTATATTAAAAGATTCAACAGCCATAAAAACTTACGGGAAAAAGGGCAAAAACGGAGTGATTATCATCAAATCAAAAGAAAAATAA
- a CDS encoding glycoside hydrolase family 28 protein: protein MIQNPSRRKFLKIAGAGLLAAPIVASIPGIAGAQSVKNKKQTKPVQKSVTTSKGVKLNIRDFGAKGDGITKDTVAIQEAIDRCWVLGGGEVLVPNGNYLIGGIGLKSNTLLRLENDAVLTGSPDFADYPVMQVRWEGKWIQGHVGLIYAVDAENIGIVGPGKIQGCHALGGRPNAQNPLRHPALIEPLGSRGIRFEDFSTDYHQMWSIHPTYCENITIKNLTIRSTGGNGDGIDVDSCKHVTIDRCDIATGDDCISLKSGRGMEGYTLLQTTEDVTITNCTFADSIFACIGIGSETSGGIRDVVIRNCKFTYAKTHAIYIKSRPGRGAFIENIKVEDIEVAGTEGGFLRFNLLGSGIQDQFPVSGMEGIPTVRNFSFSRVKVHVVPVLVDGTSVHPLKPLQGFTLSDVSGTCKKGISLANIRNANLSNINVSGFVGPLLSMNNVTGKGLAGAVKIDPPKVPEMIHPLNPSYELK from the coding sequence ATGATCCAAAACCCTTCCAGAAGAAAATTTTTGAAAATTGCCGGTGCCGGTTTGCTTGCAGCTCCCATTGTGGCGTCCATTCCCGGAATTGCCGGCGCGCAGTCCGTAAAGAATAAGAAACAAACCAAGCCGGTGCAAAAAAGTGTCACCACATCAAAAGGAGTCAAGCTGAATATCCGTGATTTTGGCGCAAAAGGCGATGGTATCACCAAGGATACGGTTGCTATTCAGGAGGCAATTGACCGTTGTTGGGTGCTGGGTGGAGGCGAAGTGCTTGTGCCGAACGGTAATTACCTGATTGGCGGGATTGGTCTAAAATCGAATACGCTGCTTCGTTTGGAGAACGATGCAGTACTTACCGGTAGTCCCGATTTTGCAGACTATCCGGTGATGCAGGTGCGCTGGGAAGGTAAATGGATTCAGGGTCATGTAGGGTTGATTTATGCTGTCGATGCCGAAAATATTGGGATTGTTGGTCCCGGGAAAATTCAGGGATGCCATGCTCTGGGTGGTCGCCCCAATGCGCAAAATCCGCTGCGTCATCCGGCTCTGATCGAACCTCTTGGCAGTCGGGGTATTCGCTTCGAAGATTTCTCGACCGACTATCATCAGATGTGGTCTATTCATCCTACCTATTGCGAAAATATCACGATTAAAAACCTGACGATTCGCAGTACTGGCGGTAATGGCGACGGCATTGATGTTGATTCGTGCAAACATGTCACCATAGATCGTTGCGATATTGCTACCGGCGACGACTGTATCTCTCTGAAATCGGGTCGCGGAATGGAAGGCTATACTTTATTGCAGACTACCGAAGATGTCACCATCACCAACTGCACCTTTGCCGATTCGATTTTTGCCTGTATTGGTATTGGTAGCGAAACATCAGGTGGTATTCGCGATGTGGTGATTCGAAACTGCAAATTTACCTACGCTAAAACCCATGCCATCTACATCAAGAGCCGACCGGGACGGGGCGCTTTTATCGAAAATATTAAAGTGGAGGATATAGAGGTTGCCGGTACTGAAGGAGGATTTCTGCGTTTCAATTTGTTGGGAAGCGGTATTCAGGATCAGTTTCCGGTTTCAGGAATGGAGGGAATTCCGACCGTCAGGAATTTTAGCTTTTCGCGGGTGAAGGTGCATGTCGTGCCGGTTTTGGTAGACGGGACCAGCGTACATCCGCTAAAGCCATTGCAGGGCTTTACGCTGAGCGACGTGAGCGGAACCTGCAAAAAAGGAATATCGCTGGCCAATATCCGGAATGCCAACCTGAGCAATATCAACGTGAGCGGTTTCGTCGGACCCTTGTTGAGTATGAATAACGTGACGGGCAAAGGACTGGCCGGCGCAGTGAAGATTGATCCGCCGAAAGTGCCTGAGATGATCCATCCATTGAATCCATCGTATGAGTTGAAATAG
- the wecB gene encoding non-hydrolyzing UDP-N-acetylglucosamine 2-epimerase, translating into MKKIILVCGARPNFMKIAPLMHELKNHPQLEAVLVHTGQHYDTQMSGRFFEELGIPAPNINLEVGSASHAQQTARIMTGFEKVCLDEIPDFVLVVGDVNSTAACVLVAAKLNIKTIHYEAGLRSNDRTMPEEINRLVTDSISDYFFTTSADADENLLKENVAQEKIFMVGNLMIDTLEANLAKAAGAPQVFGLLNKPGKIDINDLSASGYGVMTFHRPSNVDEKASLERLVNIWGAVSQQIPLVFPIHPRTYKNIQQFGLLETISSFPNLYLIEPLGYLEFIHLVSRAKFALTDSGGIQEETTHLNIPCLTVRPNTERPVTVWEGSNKLIKIDDIEAEAAAIVRGEGKTGNNPKYWDGKTAQRIVAILETL; encoded by the coding sequence ATGAAAAAAATTATCCTTGTTTGCGGTGCGCGTCCCAACTTTATGAAAATAGCGCCTTTGATGCATGAACTGAAAAATCATCCTCAGCTCGAGGCTGTGTTGGTGCACACCGGACAACATTACGATACCCAAATGTCGGGCCGTTTCTTTGAAGAACTCGGCATTCCGGCTCCAAATATCAACCTCGAAGTAGGTTCTGCATCGCATGCCCAGCAAACCGCCCGAATAATGACGGGCTTTGAAAAAGTTTGCCTTGACGAGATCCCCGATTTTGTACTGGTAGTAGGTGATGTGAACAGTACTGCTGCCTGCGTTTTGGTGGCTGCTAAATTGAATATAAAAACAATACACTACGAAGCCGGCCTGCGCAGCAACGACCGTACCATGCCTGAAGAGATCAATCGTCTGGTGACCGACTCCATTAGTGACTATTTCTTTACCACCAGCGCCGATGCCGACGAAAACCTGTTGAAAGAGAACGTTGCGCAAGAAAAAATCTTTATGGTGGGCAACCTGATGATCGATACCCTTGAAGCCAATCTGGCAAAAGCTGCCGGAGCTCCGCAGGTATTCGGTCTGCTCAACAAACCGGGCAAGATCGATATCAACGACCTCTCGGCGAGCGGTTACGGCGTAATGACTTTCCATCGCCCGTCTAACGTGGACGAAAAAGCATCGCTGGAACGTTTAGTAAATATCTGGGGAGCGGTATCGCAGCAAATTCCACTCGTATTTCCCATTCATCCAAGAACATATAAAAATATTCAGCAGTTCGGTTTGCTGGAAACGATCTCGTCATTTCCGAACCTGTACCTGATTGAGCCGCTTGGCTACCTGGAATTTATCCATTTGGTGAGTCGTGCCAAATTTGCTCTGACCGATTCAGGAGGCATTCAGGAGGAGACCACCCATCTCAATATTCCCTGCCTCACAGTGCGCCCTAATACCGAACGCCCTGTGACCGTTTGGGAAGGCAGCAATAAGCTGATTAAGATCGACGATATCGAAGCCGAAGCGGCTGCTATTGTCAGGGGAGAAGGAAAGACCGGAAACAACCCGAAATATTGGGATGGCAAGACGGCACAACGCATTGTCGCTATTCTGGAAACGCTTTAA